The DNA sequence AACGAGCGGGGTCAACACCATGGTAAGGATGGTCACATCCAAGAAGAGCTGATAGTCATCACCCGAAAACAATCCTTTAATTACGCCGACTTTCGAAAGTATGAACGAAAACTCTCCCACCTGGCAGAGAGCCAACCCGACCAGAATGCTCGTGCGTAGAGGGAATTTCAGGGCCAAGGCGGCCGCTCCGGCAAGGACCGCCTTGCTTAGCAGTACCCCTAAAGTCAGGAGGACGATAACCACCTGATGGTTCAGAAGGAAATTCACATCCAGCAACATACCGATCGAAATAAAAAAGAAGCTGGCGAAAACATCCCGAAACGGCAGGATATTACCCAGGGCCTGATGGCTGTACTCGGTTTCCGATACGATCAGCCCGGCCAAAAAAGCTCCCAAGGCCAGTGATAGGCCGGCCTGTGCGGTTACCCAGGCCACTGCGGCGCAAATCAGCACAATTGAGATTAAAAAGAGTTCCCTGTTGCCGGTGCGGGCGATCTGGTAAAGCGCCTGAGGGACTACATATTTGGCGCTAACGATGACCAATGAAACTATTACCAGGCCTTTCAGCAACAAGACAAGAAAAGAAACGCCGATATTTTCCGAGGCCCCGGCCAATAAAGGAACAAATAACATCATCGGCACGATGACGATGTCCTGAAAAATCAATACACCCAGACTGGTACGGCCATGCGGAGTGTCAACCTCGGCCCGCTCCTGCAAGAGCTTGAGCACGATAGCAGTACTGCTCAACGACAGCAGAAATCCGATGAATATGGCCTCCCCCCAGGAGCGGCCGAATTGCCAGGCCAAGACTATCCCGGCCAGACAGGTGGCCACAACCTGAATCGGTCCCGCCACCAACACCGATTGGCGGATCTGCAGGAGATTGGCAAAGGAGAACTCCACCCCAATCGTGAAGAGCAGCAGGATGACACCGATCTCCGCCAGTATTTCAACTTCGTGGATGGCCCGAACCAGCGCCAGGACATGAGGTCCCGCCAGGATGCCGGTGAAAATAAATCCTACGGTTACTGGTACCTGAAACTTGTGGCAGACAAACAGAACCACCAAAGAAAGGCCAAAAATGACTACTAAATCTGTTAGAATTGGAATATGCATGGCTTCTGACAAAACAGAATCGGCTTATTAAAGTTTTGTTGCAGCCAATAGAGCGTCCGAAATTTCCCTGAATAAATCGGTGATCCGCAGTATGCCGATCACCCGGTTATTTTCTAAAACCGGAATTCTTTCCAGATTATCCTTGATCATTAAGGAGAGTGCCGTTACCAAGGGGGTATCGGCATCTACCGTCACGCTGATCGGACTCATAACCTCGCTCACAGCTTTCTGAGCCCTTCCCTGCAAATCTGGCCCGGTAAGATCTCTCCAGGAGAATCCTGCCAACGCCATTCCTGATTTATCAAACAGTTCTGCCTGGAGTCCCCGGATAATATCTTTGAGGGTCAGGATGCCTACGAGATGATATTTTTCGTCAAAGACCAGTATAGCCCGCGGTTCAAAAACACCCTCAAACTTGATGGCCGCTTCCCGGGCGATTACTGCGGCTTGCTCCAAACTGAACCAGAACGGCACATGCGGATAATCCTCCAAGGAGACCATAAGGTCCTTAATTTTCTGCTCGTAACTCATTGAAAGCTCCTTTCGCCAACAGTTTCTCTCCCCTTCCCAAGAAAATTCAATTATTATTCCCCGTAACGAAGTAAAATCATTTCTTGATGGGACAGGCTTTCTAGCCTTTACAGAATTTAATTTTCGATCAACAATCGGAAACTACATTTCCCTGATAATTTGACAATAGTAACGCCTAGCTTCAAAATCAGGTGCCTCAATGACATGGTGCTTTCAAATTACCATGAACACCCGAAAATATCCAAGGAAAACGGAAAATCTACTCTCTGATCACCGTATTTCCCGCCCAACCTGGGGCTCTGCCGGAGAGCTTGGCATGAGCCTTACAAGAGCCTCTCTAGATAACCGCAGCAGTCTTATATCATCATCTCAGGCATTGACGGCGTTCCGCATTTGAACTAATATTGTTACCTGAGAGAAAGATGCTCCGTCAGCCTTCGCTGGTCATGGTTAATGAATAAAGGTAAAGAGATTAGGGTACGGAACCTCTGACAATTAACTGCGTTTGTGAGGTGGCACCTGACACATTGCTTGAAAACTGTTAGTCGGGTACCGGCGATTATTTTTTCTGATCCTCCTGCAAAATGGCCTCTTTGGGGCGGGAGGATTTTAATGATATCTTCCTACTTAAGGTACTGCTATGACTGAATATACGATTCACCCCCTCGTCGTCGGGGCCAATGCCACCGACCAGGGGGTTATGACCTATTTGAAGGGTTACGGCAAGAGAATCTGGATACCGATTTATGTCTTCTATCTAGAAGGCGGCAGAGAAAACATTTTAGTGGATACCGGTCTGGAACAATTTGTCGTCCCGCCGGAAGTAGAAGCGGAATATAACATCAAAATCCAGGAATTTGAGGAGGCCCTGGCAACCTACAACCTCAAACCCGAGGATATTGACCTCATCATTCACACTCACCTGCACAACGATCATTGCGAGAATGACTATAAATGCCAGAACGCCAAGATCTTGGTTCAGCGGCGGGAATATGAATTTTTTCAGAATCCGCATCCGATTGACCACCGCTACTTCCCCGACCTCTTGGATGAAAATGAGGTGGTGCTCTTAGACGGCGATCAGGAGATAGTAGACGGCATTCAGGTGATTCTGACGCCTGGGCATACCGTCGGCGGCCAGTCGGTGGTGGTAAACACCAAAAAAGGCAAGGCTATCATCACCGGTTTCTGTTGCAATGAACAGAACTTTCCCATATCTGGCCCGGTGGTGCCTTCCGGCGTGCATATCAATGTCATCGAGGCCTATGAAAGCGCCAAAAAGGTCAAAGAATTAGCCGACATTCTGATACCCTTGCACGATCTGAGCATCGGCCGCCGGAAGAACATCCCGGAATAATTTGATCTGACCCCCGGTCGCGCCGTTTTAATCGCCACCTCACAATGAAAATATCGGATCGCTCTAAAAATCTAGCCTTATGATACGGCAGCAAAAAAGGAACTGATGGACGATCCTCACATCTAATCTCATAATTCCCGAGCTATTGGCCACCGTTGGAATCTGGAACATTTAGACCCTCGGGCGGCGTCTGCCATTGAAATTATTCGCCATGAGGTGCAGAAAACCTTTAACGGCAAATTCAGTCCGTAGAAAACGATGCGCCAAGACCACCATTTTGGGCAAAGGCTGTCTGCAGCGGCTTTAGTGTTTCTTATATGCCTCATAACCAGTATCCAGACGGCGGTTGCCGAGGTGGATTCGCCCCCCCTCTTTATCCATACCCTTAAACTGGTCGGTAATAAATCGGTCAGTTCCGACACGATCTACGCTGAGCTGCTGACCCCGCGTCCCCCCTTTTTTTTCTGGAGGTCATTGCCGCATTATAACCCCGAAGATCTCAGGAACGATATCAACCGCCTTAAAGCCTTATACCGTCGGGAAGGGTTTTATCACGCCTCTATCTCGCCGGAGGTGCAGGAGTCTGACGGGCGGGTTGACATCCGTTTGGCTATCCAGGAAGGCCCTGGCATTCAGGTGATCAAAATTGAGATCAGTGTAGTGGAAACCGATTCGCAGATTCAAGCGAAGACCTTATTGAAATTCAGTCCGCTGGTATTAGGCCAGAGATTTACGGAATCAGATTTTGAAAAACTTAAAAAAGAGATTTTGAACCATCTGCTGGACAACGGCTATCCTAAGGGGAGAGTCGAAGGCCAAGTCCTGCTCGACCCAAAAGCCAACACTGCCGCCGTCTATATCCAGGTATGGCCGGGACCGGTATGTTCCTTCGGCAGAATCACCATCAAGGGCCAGCAGGATACGCCGGAACCTTTAATCCAACGTTATTTAGAGATTAAACCGGGAGAGCGGTTTTCTCTGGCCAAAATCATTGCCAGTCAGGAACGGCTCTATGAATTAGATCTGTTTCAGAGTGTCCTGATCGAACCGGAGGAAGTCCCTGCCCACCAGAGAGAAATTCCCATTACGGTGGTGGTAAGTGAGAAGAAAAAACGTTCCCTCAAAATCGGAGCAGGCTATGGCAGTTGGGATGAGTTCCGAGCTCGCGCTATCCTGCGGTATCGCAA is a window from the Desulfobacca acetoxidans DSM 11109 genome containing:
- a CDS encoding monovalent cation:proton antiporter family protein — its product is MHIPILTDLVVIFGLSLVVLFVCHKFQVPVTVGFIFTGILAGPHVLALVRAIHEVEILAEIGVILLLFTIGVEFSFANLLQIRQSVLVAGPIQVVATCLAGIVLAWQFGRSWGEAIFIGFLLSLSSTAIVLKLLQERAEVDTPHGRTSLGVLIFQDIVIVPMMLFVPLLAGASENIGVSFLVLLLKGLVIVSLVIVSAKYVVPQALYQIARTGNRELFLISIVLICAAVAWVTAQAGLSLALGAFLAGLIVSETEYSHQALGNILPFRDVFASFFFISIGMLLDVNFLLNHQVVIVLLTLGVLLSKAVLAGAAALALKFPLRTSILVGLALCQVGEFSFILSKVGVIKGLFSGDDYQLFLDVTILTMVLTPLVMALAPRTADFILRWPLPQRLKIGSHLTEEIGRSIPTDHLIIVGYGVNGRNLARAAKTGGIPYVIVEMNPETVRREQEGGQPIFYGDATQEEILIHARIKEARIIVVVINDPAATRRIVTLAHRLNPQVYIIVRTRYLQELQPLFELGASDVVPEEFETSVEIFTLVLKKYLVDRNEIERFVTEVRANGYLVLRGISKEVDSFREVGFGLRDFEISTFRLHDGAPLVGKSLAAIELRKKYGVTVLAIRRGVWMLPNPDPDMQLLSNDLLIVMGTPDDICKSVPLFTDRECSLNIVRK
- a CDS encoding CBS domain-containing protein, whose translation is MSYEQKIKDLMVSLEDYPHVPFWFSLEQAAVIAREAAIKFEGVFEPRAILVFDEKYHLVGILTLKDIIRGLQAELFDKSGMALAGFSWRDLTGPDLQGRAQKAVSEVMSPISVTVDADTPLVTALSLMIKDNLERIPVLENNRVIGILRITDLFREISDALLAATKL
- a CDS encoding N-acyl homoserine lactonase family protein translates to MTEYTIHPLVVGANATDQGVMTYLKGYGKRIWIPIYVFYLEGGRENILVDTGLEQFVVPPEVEAEYNIKIQEFEEALATYNLKPEDIDLIIHTHLHNDHCENDYKCQNAKILVQRREYEFFQNPHPIDHRYFPDLLDENEVVLLDGDQEIVDGIQVILTPGHTVGGQSVVVNTKKGKAIITGFCCNEQNFPISGPVVPSGVHINVIEAYESAKKVKELADILIPLHDLSIGRRKNIPE